The Blastococcus sp. HT6-4 genome window below encodes:
- a CDS encoding PH domain-containing protein — MAAPAGIPARAAKDVEKYLLDDEDAVVATRRHWAVLVVPTAKFLPVFLAGGWLLVLDPDNRVTSTVGLLVVVAALLTYGLRVGEWWMRHFIVSRRRVLLTSGLFVRTVTLLPLRRITDLTWKETFFGQLLGYGTFRFESAGQQQGLSEITFLPHAGALYRQVSGLLFTSDWGASSGDDEGNQEAPPPAGPIATGGRRDTEPIPGLPPRQE, encoded by the coding sequence GTGGCCGCCCCGGCCGGGATCCCGGCCCGCGCCGCGAAGGACGTCGAGAAGTACCTGCTCGACGACGAGGACGCGGTGGTGGCCACCCGCCGGCACTGGGCGGTGCTCGTCGTGCCGACCGCCAAGTTCCTGCCGGTGTTCCTCGCCGGTGGCTGGCTGCTGGTGCTCGATCCGGACAACCGGGTCACCAGCACCGTCGGGCTGCTGGTGGTGGTCGCCGCGCTGCTGACCTACGGCCTGCGCGTGGGCGAGTGGTGGATGCGGCACTTCATCGTCAGCCGGCGCCGGGTGCTGCTCACATCGGGTCTGTTCGTCCGCACCGTCACGCTGCTGCCGCTGCGGCGGATCACCGACCTGACGTGGAAGGAGACGTTCTTCGGCCAGTTGCTGGGCTACGGGACGTTCCGCTTCGAGTCCGCGGGACAGCAGCAGGGGCTGTCGGAGATCACCTTCCTGCCGCACGCCGGCGCCCTGTACCGCCAGGTGAGCGGCCTGCTGTTCACCAGCGACTGGGGTGCCTCCTCCGGCGACGACGAGGGCAACCAGGAGGCGCCCCCACCGGCGGGCCCGATCGCCACCGGGGGACGCCGCGACACCGAGCCGATCCCGGGTCTCCCACCGCGACAGGAGTGA
- a CDS encoding DUF6758 family protein — protein sequence MSASPVCPRCGEPLAVRHGSEAHGWCYLHGAVTPLHHTALVAHDAIAAVTADARVPAWVPDPVPPGWAVTGLAWGGEPAARAIVVDCAGPAPLGGSAELVLIAEEPGTGVGCGYAGLPGLDPGDVISGPSSVEVEAAGQHAPLWAVPTADDHAAFVGEAYGVWLWLVMWPMNAAWLLVEQLELLDLRERIYPDLPLGPPGEHLLPGR from the coding sequence ATGAGCGCGTCGCCGGTGTGCCCCCGGTGCGGTGAGCCACTGGCCGTCCGCCACGGGTCGGAGGCGCACGGCTGGTGCTACCTGCACGGCGCGGTCACGCCGCTGCACCACACCGCGCTGGTGGCCCACGACGCGATCGCGGCCGTCACCGCCGACGCCCGCGTGCCGGCCTGGGTGCCCGATCCGGTGCCACCCGGGTGGGCGGTCACGGGGCTGGCCTGGGGCGGGGAGCCCGCCGCGCGGGCCATCGTCGTCGACTGCGCCGGTCCCGCGCCCCTGGGCGGGTCGGCGGAGCTGGTCCTGATCGCCGAGGAACCGGGGACGGGGGTCGGCTGCGGGTATGCCGGGCTGCCGGGTCTGGACCCGGGCGACGTGATCTCCGGGCCGAGCTCCGTCGAGGTCGAAGCCGCCGGGCAGCACGCCCCCCTGTGGGCGGTCCCGACGGCGGACGACCACGCCGCCTTCGTGGGGGAGGCCTACGGCGTCTGGCTCTGGCTGGTCATGTGGCCCATGAACGCCGCCTGGCTGCTGGTGGAGCAGTTGGAGCTCCTGGACCTGCGTGAACGCATCTACCCCGATCTCCCGCTCGGCCCACCCGGGGAGCACCTCCTGCCGGGACGGTGA
- a CDS encoding NUDIX domain-containing protein, with translation MSTDRRGSGRPLVPCVGAIVHDARGRLLLVRRRNDPGRGLWSVPGGRVEAGESVAAAVEREVLEETGLRVRSGAVVGRLRIDAGEVVYAVEDLACTLLDPGAPPVAGDDADDVTFADATALAGLSCTPRLVETLRGWGVLPG, from the coding sequence ATGTCCACGGACCGGCGCGGGAGCGGGCGGCCGCTGGTCCCCTGCGTCGGCGCGATCGTGCACGACGCGCGGGGCCGGCTGCTGCTGGTGCGCCGGCGCAACGACCCCGGCCGGGGGCTGTGGTCGGTGCCCGGCGGGCGGGTCGAGGCCGGCGAGTCGGTCGCGGCCGCCGTCGAGCGGGAGGTGCTGGAGGAGACCGGACTGCGGGTGCGCTCCGGCGCCGTCGTCGGACGGCTGCGCATCGACGCCGGGGAGGTGGTCTACGCGGTGGAGGACCTCGCCTGCACCCTGCTCGACCCGGGCGCGCCACCGGTCGCCGGCGACGACGCCGACGACGTGACCTTCGCCGACGCCACCGCCCTCGCCGGTCTGTCGTGCACGCCGAGGCTGGTCGAGACGCTGCGCGGCTGGGGCGTGCTGCCGGGCTGA
- a CDS encoding MaoC family dehydratase, which translates to MQFGRYYEEFEVGAVYKHWPGKTVTEYDDHLFCLLTMNHHPLHMDVNYAEKTTDFGKNVVVGNYIYSLLLGMSVPDVSGKAIANLEIESLRHVAPTFHGDTIYGETTVLDKTPSKSKDDRGVVYVETIGYKQDGTIVCIFRRKVMVPKRSYGEARGGEQPGRPEPTPRG; encoded by the coding sequence ATGCAGTTCGGTCGGTACTACGAGGAGTTCGAGGTCGGGGCCGTCTACAAGCACTGGCCCGGGAAGACCGTCACCGAGTACGACGACCACCTGTTCTGCCTGCTGACGATGAACCACCACCCGCTGCACATGGACGTCAACTACGCGGAGAAGACCACCGACTTCGGCAAGAACGTCGTCGTCGGCAACTACATCTACTCGCTGCTGCTCGGGATGAGCGTGCCGGACGTCTCCGGCAAGGCGATCGCGAACCTGGAGATCGAGTCGCTGCGGCACGTGGCGCCGACCTTCCACGGCGACACGATCTACGGCGAGACCACCGTGCTGGACAAGACGCCCTCGAAGTCCAAGGACGACCGCGGCGTCGTGTACGTGGAGACCATCGGCTACAAGCAGGACGGCACGATCGTCTGCATCTTCCGCCGCAAGGTCATGGTGCCCAAGCGGTCCTACGGCGAGGCCCGCGGCGGGGAGCAGCCCGGCCGTCCGGAGCCCACCCCACGCGGCTGA
- a CDS encoding DUF6912 family protein produces the protein MRVYVPATTTVLRTLVDGGRLPAPQTVFAVTPQLRDFYALSDAGADTEELEYAALLAAARASLRLLDLDPFAARRRVVLAADVPDAAVTPMDDPHVERGAARVQHEIGLEDVASAHVDDAEAEEDVRAAVAVVLEADLGSEDAQFVVDQAEGHELGWYATQEIGPALQLL, from the coding sequence GTGCGCGTGTACGTGCCGGCGACGACGACCGTGCTGCGGACGCTCGTGGACGGGGGGCGGCTGCCCGCACCGCAGACGGTCTTCGCGGTCACCCCGCAGCTGCGTGACTTCTACGCCCTCAGCGACGCCGGGGCCGACACCGAGGAGCTCGAGTACGCCGCGCTGCTGGCCGCCGCCCGCGCGAGCCTGCGGTTGCTCGACCTCGACCCGTTCGCCGCCCGCCGGCGGGTGGTCCTCGCCGCCGACGTGCCCGACGCCGCGGTGACCCCGATGGACGACCCGCACGTGGAACGGGGTGCGGCCCGGGTGCAGCACGAGATCGGGCTCGAGGACGTCGCGAGCGCCCACGTCGACGACGCCGAGGCGGAGGAGGACGTCCGCGCGGCGGTCGCCGTCGTGCTCGAGGCCGACCTCGGCAGCGAGGACGCCCAGTTCGTCGTGGACCAGGCCGAGGGGCACGAGCTGGGCTGGTACGCCACCCAGGAGATCGGGCCGGCGCTCCAGCTGCTCTGA
- a CDS encoding wax ester/triacylglycerol synthase family O-acyltransferase: MVARLSTLEASFLYLEEPGTPMHVGGVLVLEKPPGGLDALAALIEARLSLVPRYRQRVAEVPGHLANPVWVDDPEFDIDYHLRRSGLPRPGTEDQLLSLVSRLTSRPLDRRRPLWEAYLVEGLHGGRVAVVTKTHPALVDGLGAVDLGQVLLDVSPDAPAPEPVAWRPRPLPSGAELVWSAVEDYRQRPSSLLGIARSAVTDARATAVRIGGVAGGLLRTAGSAIVPAPHSPLNAPIGRQRRVAVACADLDDLKRVRKAHGGTVNDVLLTVVTGALREWLLSRGEPVVGGTSVRALVPVSVEHEEGSAGSEVSSHLVDLPVGEPNPRVRLARLTYAMRGITQHGRSVGADSLIALSGFAPSTLHALGARAARGLSRRLFNLVVTNVPGPQVPLYAAGGRMLQVFPVVPLARGQGLSIGMTSYDGTVFFGLNADRDSVADVDVLADLIEQEVAQLVEASA, from the coding sequence ATGGTCGCGCGGCTGAGCACCCTGGAGGCCTCGTTCCTCTACCTCGAGGAACCCGGCACGCCCATGCACGTCGGCGGGGTGCTCGTCCTGGAGAAGCCCCCGGGCGGGCTCGATGCGCTGGCGGCCCTGATCGAGGCCCGGCTGTCGCTGGTCCCGCGGTACCGGCAGCGGGTGGCCGAGGTGCCGGGCCACCTCGCCAACCCGGTGTGGGTGGACGACCCGGAGTTCGACATCGACTACCACCTCCGGCGGTCGGGGCTTCCCCGCCCGGGGACCGAGGATCAGCTGCTGTCCCTGGTGTCCCGGTTGACCTCCCGCCCGCTGGACCGCCGCCGGCCGCTGTGGGAGGCATACCTCGTCGAGGGCCTCCACGGCGGCCGCGTGGCCGTGGTGACCAAGACCCATCCGGCCCTCGTCGACGGCCTGGGCGCCGTCGACCTCGGGCAGGTGCTGCTCGACGTCTCACCCGACGCCCCGGCGCCCGAGCCCGTGGCGTGGCGGCCGCGTCCACTGCCGTCGGGGGCGGAGCTGGTGTGGTCGGCCGTCGAGGACTACCGGCAGCGGCCTTCGTCGCTGCTGGGGATCGCCCGGTCGGCGGTGACCGACGCCCGGGCCACGGCGGTCCGGATCGGCGGGGTGGCGGGCGGCCTGCTCCGGACGGCCGGCTCGGCGATCGTGCCCGCGCCGCACAGCCCGCTCAACGCCCCGATCGGGCGGCAGCGCCGGGTGGCGGTGGCCTGCGCCGACCTCGACGACCTCAAGCGGGTGCGCAAGGCGCACGGCGGCACGGTCAACGACGTGCTCCTGACCGTCGTGACCGGCGCGCTCCGGGAGTGGCTGCTCTCGCGCGGTGAGCCGGTCGTCGGCGGGACGTCGGTGCGTGCGCTGGTACCGGTCTCGGTGGAGCACGAGGAGGGCTCGGCCGGCAGCGAGGTCTCCTCCCACCTGGTCGACCTCCCCGTGGGCGAGCCCAACCCGCGGGTCCGGCTCGCCCGGCTCACCTACGCCATGCGCGGGATCACCCAGCACGGGCGCTCGGTGGGCGCCGACAGCCTCATCGCCCTGAGCGGGTTCGCCCCCTCGACGCTGCACGCCCTGGGGGCCCGTGCCGCCCGCGGGCTGTCCCGGCGGCTGTTCAACCTGGTGGTCACCAACGTGCCCGGGCCGCAGGTGCCGCTGTACGCCGCCGGTGGCCGCATGCTCCAGGTCTTCCCGGTCGTGCCGCTGGCGCGCGGTCAGGGCCTGTCCATCGGGATGACCTCCTACGACGGCACGGTGTTCTTCGGTCTGAACGCCGACCGGGACAGCGTCGCGGACGTCGATGTGCTGGCCGACCTCATCGAGCAGGAGGTCGCGCAGCTGGTCGAGGCCTCGGCCTGA
- a CDS encoding chromosome partitioning protein produces MALQVFTAVTGAGWESDLVGALDRADHGVTVVRRCVDVSDLLAAAATGTGQAALLSAELRRLDGDAVARLHAAGVAVVGLVEPGDEHAARRLRQLGVSQVLPADADPEQIARALRDAVSGVPVAGRDVAEPRAALPLPARPELPEAPAGGAGRVVAVWGPTGAPGRTTVAVGLADEAARLGVETLLVDADVYGGVVAQVLGLLDESPGLAGAARQAGAGTLDGQALVGLAWSVRPQLRVLTGLARADRWPELRPSAVGTVLEEARRLAALTVVDCGFSVEDDEELSFDTAAPRRNGATLAVLEEADTVLCVTGADPVALQRSVRGLDQLREVLPAVEPVVVVNQVRRGPVPGDPRQEVGNALERFTGRRPRCFLPADRRATDAALAAGRTLAEVAAGSPLRGELRALAAELTGVRPPAAGRRGALRARRSG; encoded by the coding sequence ATGGCGCTGCAGGTCTTCACCGCCGTCACCGGCGCCGGGTGGGAGTCGGACCTGGTCGGCGCCCTGGACCGCGCCGACCACGGGGTGACCGTCGTCCGACGCTGCGTGGACGTCTCCGACCTGCTGGCGGCCGCGGCGACAGGGACCGGCCAGGCCGCCCTGCTCTCGGCGGAGCTGCGCCGTCTGGACGGTGACGCGGTGGCCCGGCTGCACGCCGCGGGTGTCGCGGTGGTCGGCCTGGTCGAGCCCGGTGACGAGCACGCGGCCCGGCGGTTGCGCCAGCTGGGTGTGTCCCAGGTGCTGCCCGCCGACGCCGATCCCGAGCAGATCGCCCGCGCGCTGCGGGACGCCGTCTCCGGGGTGCCGGTGGCCGGCCGCGACGTGGCCGAACCGCGCGCGGCCCTGCCGCTCCCCGCCCGGCCGGAGCTGCCGGAGGCCCCTGCCGGAGGCGCCGGTCGCGTGGTCGCGGTGTGGGGCCCGACCGGTGCCCCGGGGCGCACGACCGTGGCGGTCGGGCTGGCCGACGAGGCGGCGCGGCTCGGGGTGGAGACCCTGCTCGTGGACGCCGACGTCTACGGCGGGGTGGTGGCGCAGGTGCTCGGTCTGCTGGACGAGTCCCCCGGGTTGGCCGGGGCGGCGCGGCAGGCCGGTGCGGGCACGCTGGACGGCCAGGCCCTGGTCGGGCTGGCGTGGTCGGTGCGGCCGCAGCTGCGTGTGCTCACCGGGCTGGCGCGGGCGGATCGCTGGCCCGAGCTGCGGCCGTCCGCGGTGGGCACCGTCCTGGAGGAGGCGCGCCGGCTGGCCGCCCTGACCGTCGTGGACTGCGGGTTCAGCGTCGAGGACGACGAGGAGCTCTCCTTCGACACCGCCGCGCCGCGCCGCAACGGCGCCACGCTCGCCGTCCTGGAGGAGGCCGACACCGTCCTGTGCGTGACCGGGGCCGACCCGGTCGCCCTGCAGCGCTCCGTGCGGGGGCTGGACCAGCTGCGCGAGGTGCTGCCCGCCGTCGAGCCGGTGGTCGTCGTCAACCAGGTCCGCCGCGGCCCGGTGCCAGGGGATCCCCGGCAGGAGGTGGGGAACGCCCTCGAGCGCTTCACCGGGCGCCGGCCGCGCTGCTTCCTCCCGGCGGACCGCCGGGCCACCGACGCCGCCCTGGCCGCGGGGCGCACGCTGGCCGAGGTGGCGGCCGGCTCGCCGTTGCGGGGAGAGCTGCGGGCGCTGGCGGCCGAGCTGACCGGGGTGCGCCCGCCCGCGGCGGGCCGGCGGGGCGCGCTGCGCGCCCGCCGTTCGGGGTGA
- a CDS encoding SAF domain-containing protein, with protein MKAPGWLDLRLVLGVLLVLGSVLLGARVIGAADATVPVWSAAQDLAAGTELTPEDLVVVDVRLDDAATAYLSAGTRPQGSTLARDVRAGELLPRAALEEPAHLVQLALPVQAGFVPPGLERGQVVDVYAVADPAAGATGPEVGSVTLVVGAAPVQALSGSADGVLSAPSATVQVVVGVAADEAADVLAAIAGRPLVVVAHPAGSTVAERPPGRATTASARPATSSSAPSSPTPSPTPAG; from the coding sequence GTGAAGGCCCCCGGCTGGCTGGACCTCCGCCTGGTGCTGGGGGTGCTGCTCGTGCTGGGCTCTGTGCTGCTCGGAGCCCGCGTGATCGGCGCCGCGGACGCGACCGTGCCCGTCTGGAGCGCCGCGCAGGACCTGGCCGCCGGTACCGAGCTCACCCCTGAGGACCTCGTGGTGGTGGACGTCCGGCTGGACGACGCCGCGACGGCGTACCTCTCCGCGGGCACCCGGCCGCAGGGCAGCACGCTGGCCCGCGACGTGCGCGCGGGGGAGCTGCTGCCCCGTGCGGCACTGGAGGAGCCGGCCCACCTCGTGCAGCTGGCCCTGCCGGTCCAGGCCGGCTTCGTGCCCCCGGGTCTGGAGCGGGGGCAGGTCGTCGACGTGTACGCGGTCGCCGATCCGGCCGCGGGCGCCACCGGCCCGGAGGTCGGGAGCGTCACGCTCGTCGTCGGCGCGGCGCCCGTCCAGGCCCTGTCGGGGAGCGCCGACGGCGTCCTCTCGGCGCCGTCGGCGACCGTGCAGGTCGTGGTGGGCGTGGCGGCGGACGAGGCGGCCGACGTGCTGGCGGCCATCGCCGGGCGTCCCCTCGTGGTGGTCGCCCACCCGGCGGGCAGCACGGTCGCGGAGCGGCCACCGGGTCGGGCCACCACCGCGTCGGCGCGTCCGGCGACCTCGTCGTCGGCCCCCTCGTCGCCGACGCCCTCGCCGACCCCCGCCGGCTGA
- a CDS encoding helix-turn-helix domain-containing protein, with translation MPTPRFLTLDDVAETLNVSWSQAYALVRRKELIAIQIGGRGQWRVEVDELERFIQQKYAEARAGSVPPEPAAEAGAPAEASEQRA, from the coding sequence ATGCCCACGCCCCGCTTCCTGACCCTCGACGACGTCGCCGAGACGCTCAACGTCTCGTGGTCGCAGGCCTATGCGCTGGTCCGCCGCAAGGAGCTGATCGCGATCCAGATCGGCGGCCGCGGCCAGTGGCGGGTCGAGGTCGACGAGCTCGAGCGGTTCATCCAGCAGAAGTACGCCGAGGCCCGCGCCGGCAGCGTTCCACCGGAGCCCGCCGCGGAGGCCGGCGCACCGGCGGAGGCCTCCGAGCAGCGCGCCTGA
- a CDS encoding LysM domain-containing protein: protein MSGRRLLGTALGMAAIAVALTALAPPVRETVTALAEPQATADSAGADVLVLHVAGLLARLVWAWGSLGLVLTAATALPGLSGAVARGMLHRVLPAGARRAAALTLGIGLSLGPPVLGTAVTVVTTTPASASTAAEPGPPLAGTATPASTVPDWPAPATPAATGHVAVGAGPERAGLPDWPRAPAGGEHVVVRGDCLWEIAGRRLAAGTGRPPTPAEVARAVDAWWRANADVIGPDPDLLLPGQVLRPPTGP from the coding sequence ATGTCAGGACGACGCCTGCTGGGCACGGCGCTCGGGATGGCGGCGATCGCCGTGGCCCTCACCGCGCTCGCTCCCCCCGTTCGCGAGACCGTCACCGCCCTGGCGGAACCGCAGGCGACCGCCGACTCGGCCGGGGCCGACGTCCTCGTCCTGCACGTCGCCGGCCTGCTCGCCCGGCTGGTCTGGGCCTGGGGATCGCTGGGGCTCGTGCTGACCGCGGCGACCGCGCTGCCGGGCCTCTCCGGCGCCGTCGCCCGCGGGATGCTGCACCGCGTCCTGCCGGCCGGGGCCCGTCGCGCCGCGGCGCTCACGCTGGGCATCGGCCTGTCGCTCGGCCCACCGGTGCTGGGCACCGCGGTCACCGTGGTCACGACGACGCCGGCCTCGGCGTCGACCGCCGCGGAGCCGGGACCACCGCTTGCCGGCACGGCGACGCCCGCGAGCACGGTCCCCGACTGGCCCGCACCGGCCACCCCTGCGGCGACCGGCCACGTGGCGGTCGGCGCCGGTCCGGAGCGTGCCGGACTCCCCGACTGGCCGCGGGCGCCTGCCGGCGGCGAACACGTCGTCGTCCGCGGCGACTGCCTCTGGGAGATCGCCGGACGCCGCCTGGCCGCCGGTACCGGGCGGCCGCCCACGCCTGCCGAGGTGGCCCGCGCGGTCGACGCCTGGTGGCGCGCCAACGCCGACGTCATCGGGCCCGATCCCGACCTTCTGCTGCCCGGTCAGGTCCTCCGCCCACCCACCGGCCCGTGA
- a CDS encoding Rv3235 family protein yields the protein MTAPSRPAPPAGRSALRLTVVPTPQPPLDPRPALRLVQPGRPVPRPVPHPGPRPRTWTGRPADEFGPVPTGRSELPSAGETGRRLLTTALEALAGRRPLAQVRPLTSAGVYAALSAGRRPVWCAAGHAPVLLGRVRVCEPVDGVAEISAVAYRDGRAHAVAARLEGLDGRWRCTALQIG from the coding sequence ATGACCGCACCGTCCCGCCCCGCCCCACCCGCCGGCCGTTCCGCGCTGCGCCTGACGGTCGTGCCCACCCCGCAGCCGCCGCTCGACCCGAGGCCGGCCCTGCGGCTGGTGCAGCCGGGCCGGCCGGTGCCCCGTCCGGTCCCCCACCCGGGCCCCCGGCCGCGCACCTGGACCGGGCGTCCCGCCGACGAGTTCGGGCCGGTCCCCACCGGGCGGTCGGAGCTCCCGTCGGCCGGCGAGACCGGGCGGCGGCTGCTCACCACCGCGCTCGAGGCGCTGGCCGGACGGCGGCCGCTGGCCCAGGTGCGCCCCCTGACGTCCGCCGGCGTCTACGCCGCGCTGTCGGCCGGCCGCCGACCGGTCTGGTGCGCCGCGGGGCACGCGCCGGTCCTGCTCGGGCGGGTACGGGTGTGCGAACCGGTCGACGGGGTCGCGGAGATCAGCGCCGTCGCCTACCGCGACGGACGGGCGCACGCCGTGGCCGCCCGGCTGGAGGGCCTCGACGGCCGCTGGCGGTGCACCGCCCTCCAGATCGGCTGA